In a genomic window of Pseudoliparis swirei isolate HS2019 ecotype Mariana Trench chromosome 20, NWPU_hadal_v1, whole genome shotgun sequence:
- the LOC130211339 gene encoding brevican core protein-like, whose translation MNMKRVPQELRLLNAVRRLHVAEEPETRRDAQLDCREHPEDLEAPRTWRPRGPGGHEDLEAPRTWRPRGPGDHEDLEAPRTWRPRGPGGPEDLETPRTWRPRGPGDHEDLEAPRTWRPRGPGGPEDLETTRTHEDLEAPRTWRPRGPGGHEDLEALRTWRPRGPGGPEDLMGTVPSRAWIGLYHLMGNWRWSLSNPSFFKPGEQDFRSWHRGEPNDAHSGENCVGMTSGLWADYDCNWAGKSLCFDATGPNPFVLIATSMTWTQAHCRAHHTDLAIVRNEQENLMARNTDPSGEFVWIGLHREPWKWSDGSDSSFAYWGPGQPLGFKDSSEACVAADFSADGLWETLDCDAKSAFICYTDVPVSKRVVKVRLEKRDSALDLNDPVVTENLLKKLKQKLEDQGLNDDIKLSWKKQSDGKVFHKEEKETKKKKSCDEL comes from the exons ATGAATATGAAACGTGTCCCCCAGGAGCTCCGGCTCCTCAACGCCGTCCGGCGCCTCCATGTCGCTGAAGAGCCGGAGACCAGGAGGGACGCACAGCTCGACTGCAGAGAGCACCCCGAGGACCTGGAGGCCCCGAGGACCTGGAGGCCCCGAGGACCTGGAGGCCACGAGGACCTGGAGGCCCCGAGGACCTGGAGGCCCCGAGGACCTGGAGACCACGAGGACCTGGAGGCCCCGAGGACCTGGAGACCACGAGGACCTGGAGGCCCCGAGGACCTGGAGACCCCGAGGACCTGGAGGCCCCGAGGACCTGGAGACCACGAGGACCTGGAGGCCCCGAGGACCTGGAGGCCCCGAGGACCTGGAGGCCCCGAGGACCTGGAGACCACGAGGACCCACGAGGACCTGGAGGCCCCGAGGACCTGGAGGCCACGAGGACCTGGAGGCCACGAGGACCTGGAGGCCCTGAGGACCTGGAGGCCACGAGGACCTGGAGGCCCCGAGGACCTCATGGGAACCGTCCCCTCG CGAGCCTGGATCGGACTGTACCATCTCATGGGCAACTGGAGGTGGTCGCTGTCAAACCCAAGTTTCTTCAAACCCGGAGAGCAGGATTTCAGATCGTGGCATCGAGGAGAACCAAACGACGCCCACAGTGGAGAAAACTGTGTCGGGATGACTTCCGGGCTTTGGGCCGACTACGACTGTAATTGGGCCGGGAAGTCGCTCTGCTTCGATGCCACAG GGCCAAACCCATTTGTCCTCATTGCCACCTCGATGACGTGGACTCAGGCCCACTGCAGAGCGCACCACACAGACCTGGCCATTGTGAGGAACGAGCAGGAGAACCTGATGGCACGCAACACGGATCCCTCTGGAGAGTTCGTCTGGATCGGCCTTCACAGGGAACCGTGGAAGTGGTCTGATGGGAGTGACTCCTCATTTGCGTACTGGGGTCCTGGGCAGCCTCTTGGCTTTAAGGACTCCTCTGAGGCCTGTGTGGCAGCAGACTTCAGTGCCGATGGACTATGGGAGACCCTGGACTGTGACGCCAAGTCAGCATTCATCTGCTACACCG acGTTCCTGTTTCGAAGCGAGTGGTGAAGGTGAGGCTGGAGAAAAGAGACTCCGCTCTGGATCTGAACGACCCCGTGGTGACGGAGAACCTCTTGAAGAAG ctcAAACAGAAGCTGGAGGACCAGGGGCTGAACGACGACATCAAGCTGAGCTGGAAGAAACAGTCGGATGGAAAAGTCTTCCacaaagaagagaaggagaccaagaagaagaagagttgcgATGAGCTGTAA
- the LOC130211091 gene encoding P2Y purinoceptor 3 isoform X2 yields MPLYFPTEALVSRPFPSDSIFSSSSSSSAWTMEPLAPDGFLAAVANASAPGALSCTYKEEFKRILLPAVYTLVFVLGLPLNAAVIVKIWRTRPNLSKNNIYMLNLAIADFLYVMSLPLLIYNYGSRDYWPFGEFACKLVRFQFYSNLHGSILFLTCISVHRYVGICHPLAMWPKQGGRRLAWRVCGGVWLVVAVLCAPTFHFAATGTQRNRTVCYDLSTPGNSVTYYPYGMVLTCLGFLLPFVGVMACYCRMALILCRPPTCRSASGEKRDKAVRMIVVVAAVFCVSFLPFHFTKTVYLVVRALPGVPCETRNLLAVVYKCTRPFASANSFLDPILFYFTQPRYRQSTRRFMLKVTTLRDKGTSV; encoded by the exons ATGCCGCTCTACTTCCCGACCGAAGCCCTCGTCTCCAGACCCTTCCCTTCGGactccatcttctcctcctcctcctcctcctccgcatgGACGATGGAGCCGCTGGCGCCGGACGGTTTCCTCGCCGCCGTGGCCAACGCCAGCGCGCCCGGCGCCCTGAGCTGCACCTACAAGGAGGAATTCAAGCGGATACTCCTTCCCGCCGTGTACACGCTGGTCTTCGTGCTCGGACTTCCCCTCAACGCCGCCGTCATCGTGAAGATCTGGAGGACTCGGCCCAATCTGTCCAAAAACAACATCTACATGCTCAACTTGGCCATCGCCGACTTCCTGTacgtgatgtcacttcctctgcTCATCTACAACTACGGCAGTCGTGACTACTGGCCCTTTGGGGAGTTCGCCTGTAAGCTGGTCCGGTTTCAGTTCTACAG CAATCTTCACGGCagcatcctcttcctcacctgcaTCAGCGTGCACCGCTACGTGGGCATCTGCCACCCGCTGGCCATGTGGCCCAAGCAAGGCGGCCGCAGGCTGGCGTGGCGCGTCTGCGGCGGCGTGTGGCTCGTGGTCGCCGTCCTCTGCGCGCCCACTTTCCACTTCGCCGCCACGGGAACGCAGCGCAACCGCACGGTGTGCTACGACCTGAGCACGCCCGGGAACTCGGTGACCTACTACCCGTACGGCATGGTGCTCACCTGCCTCGGCTTCCTGCTGCCCTTCGTGGGCGTGATGGCGTGCTACTGCCGCATGGCGCTCATCCTCTGCCGCCCGCCGACCTGCCGCAGCGCCTCCGGGGAGAAGCGGGACAAGGCAGTGAGGATGATcgtggtggtggcggcggtgtTCTGCGTCAGCTTCCTGCCGTTCCACTTCACCAAGACGGTGTACCTGGTGGTGCGGGCGCTGCCCGGCGTGCCCTGCGAGACGCGCAACTTGCTCGCCGTCGTCTACAAGTGCACGCGGCCGTTCGCCAGCGCCAACAGCTTCCTGGACCCCATCCTGTTCTACTTCACGCAGCCGCGCTACCGCCAGAGCACCAGGAGGTTCATGCTCAAGGTCACCACGCTCAGGGACAAGGGCACCAGCGTCTGA
- the LOC130211091 gene encoding P2Y purinoceptor 3 isoform X1 — protein MKSFSLFLFIRSWKEEPRRVEVKMPLYFPTEALVSRPFPSDSIFSSSSSSSAWTMEPLAPDGFLAAVANASAPGALSCTYKEEFKRILLPAVYTLVFVLGLPLNAAVIVKIWRTRPNLSKNNIYMLNLAIADFLYVMSLPLLIYNYGSRDYWPFGEFACKLVRFQFYSNLHGSILFLTCISVHRYVGICHPLAMWPKQGGRRLAWRVCGGVWLVVAVLCAPTFHFAATGTQRNRTVCYDLSTPGNSVTYYPYGMVLTCLGFLLPFVGVMACYCRMALILCRPPTCRSASGEKRDKAVRMIVVVAAVFCVSFLPFHFTKTVYLVVRALPGVPCETRNLLAVVYKCTRPFASANSFLDPILFYFTQPRYRQSTRRFMLKVTTLRDKGTSV, from the exons gaGGTGAAGATGCCGCTCTACTTCCCGACCGAAGCCCTCGTCTCCAGACCCTTCCCTTCGGactccatcttctcctcctcctcctcctcctccgcatgGACGATGGAGCCGCTGGCGCCGGACGGTTTCCTCGCCGCCGTGGCCAACGCCAGCGCGCCCGGCGCCCTGAGCTGCACCTACAAGGAGGAATTCAAGCGGATACTCCTTCCCGCCGTGTACACGCTGGTCTTCGTGCTCGGACTTCCCCTCAACGCCGCCGTCATCGTGAAGATCTGGAGGACTCGGCCCAATCTGTCCAAAAACAACATCTACATGCTCAACTTGGCCATCGCCGACTTCCTGTacgtgatgtcacttcctctgcTCATCTACAACTACGGCAGTCGTGACTACTGGCCCTTTGGGGAGTTCGCCTGTAAGCTGGTCCGGTTTCAGTTCTACAG CAATCTTCACGGCagcatcctcttcctcacctgcaTCAGCGTGCACCGCTACGTGGGCATCTGCCACCCGCTGGCCATGTGGCCCAAGCAAGGCGGCCGCAGGCTGGCGTGGCGCGTCTGCGGCGGCGTGTGGCTCGTGGTCGCCGTCCTCTGCGCGCCCACTTTCCACTTCGCCGCCACGGGAACGCAGCGCAACCGCACGGTGTGCTACGACCTGAGCACGCCCGGGAACTCGGTGACCTACTACCCGTACGGCATGGTGCTCACCTGCCTCGGCTTCCTGCTGCCCTTCGTGGGCGTGATGGCGTGCTACTGCCGCATGGCGCTCATCCTCTGCCGCCCGCCGACCTGCCGCAGCGCCTCCGGGGAGAAGCGGGACAAGGCAGTGAGGATGATcgtggtggtggcggcggtgtTCTGCGTCAGCTTCCTGCCGTTCCACTTCACCAAGACGGTGTACCTGGTGGTGCGGGCGCTGCCCGGCGTGCCCTGCGAGACGCGCAACTTGCTCGCCGTCGTCTACAAGTGCACGCGGCCGTTCGCCAGCGCCAACAGCTTCCTGGACCCCATCCTGTTCTACTTCACGCAGCCGCGCTACCGCCAGAGCACCAGGAGGTTCATGCTCAAGGTCACCACGCTCAGGGACAAGGGCACCAGCGTCTGA